Proteins encoded within one genomic window of Polynucleobacter duraquae:
- the clpS gene encoding ATP-dependent Clp protease adapter ClpS, whose translation MFHMSRTTKNPTVGNPNNPHIEDTILLEKQAEKLKSPSMYKVLLLNDDYTPMEFVVMVIQEYFNKDHETATRIMLQVHLVGKGICGLFTRDVAATKVHQVIELSREAGHPLQCTMEEA comes from the coding sequence ATGTTTCATATGAGTCGTACAACGAAAAATCCAACGGTTGGCAATCCAAACAACCCCCACATTGAAGACACTATTCTTCTCGAAAAGCAGGCTGAGAAATTAAAGTCACCTTCGATGTATAAAGTTTTACTATTAAATGACGATTACACGCCAATGGAATTTGTGGTGATGGTCATTCAGGAGTATTTTAATAAGGATCATGAGACAGCTACACGGATCATGTTGCAGGTTCATTTAGTTGGTAAAGGCATTTGCGGTTTATTTACACGTGATGTTGCAGCAACAAAAGTGCATCAAGTTATCGAGCTCTCCCGCGAAGCGGGTCACCCACTACAGTGCACTATGGAGGAAGCATGA
- the clpA gene encoding ATP-dependent Clp protease ATP-binding subunit ClpA, translated as MIAQELEVSLHMAFVDARASRHEFITVEHLLAALLDNATAVEVLKACAVNIAELRAQLKNFINDNTPVVPGSDEVDTQPTLGFQRVIQRAIMHVQSTSNGKKEVTGANVLVAIFGEKDSHAVYFLQQQGVTRLDVVNFISHGVRKDQAESVKPAEATQETEDASSGGKESPLEQYTQNLNVLAKQGKIDPLIGRDSEVERVIQVLCRRRKNNPLLVGEAGVGKTAIAEGLAWRIVKGDVPEILADATVYSLDMGALLAGTKYRGDFEQRLKSVLKSLKDSAHGVLFIDEIHTLIGAGAASGGTLDASNLLKPALSNGQLKCIGATTFTEYRGIFEKDAALSRRFQKVDVVEPTVDQTVQILRGLKSRFEEHHGVKYASAALVAAAELSSRYINDRHLPDKAIDVIDEAGAAQRILPKSKQKKTIGRPEIEEIVAKIARIPPQSVTVDDRSKLQTLDRDIKSVVFGQDPAIEALASAIKMTRAGLGKIDRPIGSFLFSGPTGVGKTEVAKQLAYILGIELLRFDMSEYMERHAVSRLIGAPPGYVGFDQGGLLTEAVNKKPHCVLLLDEVEKAHPDIFNILLQVMDHGTLTDNNGRKTDFRNVIIIMTTNAGAEAMQKSTIGFTNARESGDEMADIKKFFTPEFRNRLDAIVSFKALDETIIMRVVDKFLMQLEEQLHEKKVDATFSSALRAHLAKHGFDPLMGARPMQRIIQDTVRKALADELLFGKLAQGGHVDVDIDADGKVQLQFDAPAIPGKRPKADVAPVEEI; from the coding sequence ATGATTGCCCAGGAATTAGAAGTAAGTTTGCACATGGCGTTTGTTGATGCGCGAGCTTCAAGACATGAATTTATTACGGTGGAGCATTTGCTTGCCGCCTTACTAGACAACGCGACCGCAGTGGAGGTTTTAAAAGCCTGCGCTGTCAATATCGCTGAGCTTCGTGCACAGCTGAAAAATTTTATTAATGACAATACGCCTGTGGTTCCAGGTAGCGATGAAGTTGATACTCAACCAACCCTGGGTTTCCAGCGTGTGATTCAACGCGCCATCATGCATGTGCAATCTACCTCAAATGGTAAGAAAGAAGTTACCGGGGCAAATGTACTCGTAGCTATCTTTGGTGAAAAAGATTCGCATGCAGTGTATTTCTTGCAGCAGCAAGGCGTTACTCGTTTGGATGTAGTGAACTTTATTAGCCACGGTGTACGCAAAGATCAAGCTGAGAGTGTGAAGCCTGCTGAGGCTACCCAAGAGACCGAGGATGCATCGTCTGGCGGCAAAGAGAGTCCTTTAGAGCAATACACCCAGAACCTGAATGTGCTGGCTAAGCAGGGCAAGATTGATCCGCTGATTGGTCGCGATAGTGAAGTTGAGCGCGTCATTCAGGTACTGTGCCGTCGTCGTAAAAATAACCCCCTATTGGTGGGTGAGGCGGGTGTGGGTAAGACTGCGATCGCTGAAGGCTTAGCTTGGAGAATTGTGAAAGGTGATGTCCCTGAGATCTTGGCTGATGCCACTGTCTATTCACTCGATATGGGTGCGCTACTGGCAGGCACTAAGTACCGCGGAGATTTTGAGCAGCGCTTGAAGAGTGTTCTTAAGTCTTTAAAAGATAGCGCCCACGGCGTTTTATTTATCGATGAGATTCATACCTTAATTGGTGCGGGTGCTGCATCGGGTGGTACATTGGATGCAAGCAATTTACTAAAGCCTGCACTATCAAATGGTCAGCTCAAGTGTATCGGCGCAACTACCTTTACTGAGTACCGAGGCATTTTCGAAAAAGATGCTGCTCTATCACGCCGCTTCCAGAAAGTGGATGTGGTTGAGCCAACTGTCGATCAGACTGTGCAAATTTTGCGTGGTTTGAAGTCGCGTTTTGAGGAGCACCACGGAGTTAAATACGCTTCCGCAGCCTTAGTTGCTGCCGCTGAATTATCTTCACGCTATATCAATGACCGTCATTTGCCAGACAAGGCAATTGATGTGATTGATGAGGCTGGTGCAGCGCAACGCATTCTGCCAAAATCTAAGCAGAAGAAAACTATTGGTCGCCCGGAGATTGAAGAGATCGTCGCAAAAATCGCTCGCATACCGCCACAATCTGTAACGGTGGATGATCGTAGCAAGCTGCAAACACTAGATCGAGATATTAAGAGTGTGGTGTTTGGTCAAGATCCTGCCATTGAGGCTCTAGCGAGCGCAATCAAGATGACTCGTGCTGGACTTGGCAAAATCGATAGACCGATTGGCTCATTCTTATTCTCAGGCCCAACTGGTGTAGGTAAGACAGAGGTTGCTAAGCAGCTTGCTTACATCTTAGGTATTGAGCTTCTACGCTTTGACATGTCTGAGTATATGGAGCGTCATGCGGTCAGTCGTTTAATCGGTGCGCCCCCAGGATATGTGGGCTTTGATCAAGGTGGCTTGCTAACTGAGGCTGTTAACAAGAAGCCGCATTGTGTTCTCTTGCTTGATGAGGTTGAAAAAGCACACCCAGATATTTTCAATATCCTTTTGCAGGTCATGGATCATGGCACCCTCACGGACAACAACGGTCGCAAGACCGATTTCCGTAATGTCATCATCATCATGACAACGAATGCTGGTGCTGAAGCAATGCAGAAGTCCACCATTGGCTTTACTAATGCACGTGAGTCTGGCGATGAGATGGCGGATATCAAGAAGTTCTTCACGCCAGAATTCCGTAATCGTTTAGATGCGATTGTTTCCTTCAAGGCGCTTGATGAGACCATCATCATGCGTGTGGTGGATAAGTTCTTGATGCAGTTAGAAGAGCAACTCCATGAGAAGAAGGTGGATGCTACATTTAGTTCGGCATTACGTGCCCATTTGGCTAAACATGGCTTTGATCCACTCATGGGCGCAAGACCAATGCAGCGAATCATTCAAGATACGGTACGCAAAGCACTTGCTGACGAATTACTATTTGGCAAGTTGGCGCAGGGTGGTCACGTGGATGTCGATATTGACGCTGATGGTAAGGTTCAGCTTCAGTTTGATGCTCCAGCAATTCCGGGTAAGCGGCCAAAAGCTGATGTAGCTCCGGTCGAGGAGATTTAA
- a CDS encoding cold-shock protein has translation MATGIVKWFNDAKGFGFIKPDDGEEELFAHFSAITMPGFKTLKENQKVTFDITQGPKGKQATNIQAA, from the coding sequence ATGGCGACCGGAATTGTTAAGTGGTTCAATGATGCAAAAGGTTTTGGCTTTATCAAACCTGATGATGGTGAAGAAGAGTTGTTTGCGCATTTCAGCGCAATCACAATGCCTGGGTTTAAAACACTCAAGGAAAACCAAAAGGTAACGTTTGATATTACCCAAGGTCCTAAGGGCAAACAAGCTACTAATATCCAAGCAGCTTAA
- a CDS encoding pyrimidine/purine nucleoside phosphorylase has protein sequence MQFDQVSVGKKANIFFDGKCVSHTVTLPNGIRKSVGVVLPSTLRFDLSTKEIMEVVDGNAFVSINGAPEVEFKAGQSWEVEKGGYFIIRAESPVHYVCHFE, from the coding sequence ATGCAATTTGATCAAGTTTCTGTAGGCAAAAAAGCCAATATATTTTTTGATGGCAAGTGTGTATCCCACACTGTTACCTTGCCAAATGGTATTCGTAAATCTGTTGGCGTGGTGTTGCCCAGTACTTTACGTTTTGACCTAAGCACTAAAGAAATCATGGAGGTAGTTGACGGTAATGCGTTTGTCAGTATTAACGGCGCCCCAGAGGTGGAGTTCAAAGCCGGTCAAAGCTGGGAGGTAGAAAAAGGCGGTTATTTCATCATCCGCGCCGAGTCTCCAGTGCACTATGTTTGTCACTTTGAATAA
- a CDS encoding DUF192 domain-containing protein, producing the protein MKQFIFSLTAIAGIISAPSFAQQNVGLPTVELKTGIYRIQAELADTPKARELGLMNRTSMPTNSGMLFIFEQKAGHCFWMNNTKIPLSIAFIADDGKIVNIEEMQAETTNNHCPKAAVRYALEMNKQWFSERVILPGTVIQGLPKK; encoded by the coding sequence ATGAAACAATTCATTTTTTCGCTTACGGCGATTGCTGGGATCATTTCAGCGCCCTCGTTTGCACAACAGAATGTCGGCCTGCCTACGGTTGAACTCAAAACTGGGATCTATCGTATTCAGGCAGAGTTAGCTGATACACCTAAAGCGCGTGAGCTTGGACTCATGAATCGCACCAGCATGCCCACCAACTCCGGCATGCTCTTTATCTTTGAGCAAAAAGCAGGGCATTGTTTCTGGATGAACAACACAAAGATTCCGCTATCGATTGCTTTCATTGCCGATGATGGCAAGATTGTGAATATTGAAGAGATGCAAGCGGAGACCACTAATAACCACTGCCCCAAGGCAGCGGTACGTTATGCACTTGAGATGAATAAACAGTGGTTCTCGGAGAGAGTCATCTTGCCTGGCACGGTCATTCAAGGACTGCCTAAAAAATAA